The following are encoded in a window of bacterium genomic DNA:
- a CDS encoding helix-turn-helix domain-containing protein, whose protein sequence is ETRIAILKKKAENSNLKCPDDVAMFLASSIKNNVRELEGSLLRLNAFASLTGTPVTVDLAREVLGTTLRAKESSCSIESIQKTVASYYSLNVSDLKSPRRMRVLAFPRQVAMYLCKKHVGSSFPEIGGKFGGKDHTTVMHACRKIEKLLKCDSKIQNDIAILEKDILH, encoded by the coding sequence GGAAACCAGGATCGCGATCCTGAAGAAAAAAGCTGAGAACTCCAATCTCAAGTGCCCGGACGACGTCGCCATGTTTTTGGCGAGCTCCATCAAGAACAACGTGAGGGAGCTTGAGGGCTCCCTGCTCCGCCTCAACGCCTTCGCCTCGCTCACGGGAACACCCGTCACGGTGGATCTCGCCCGCGAGGTCCTGGGCACAACGCTCCGCGCCAAGGAGTCCTCCTGCTCGATAGAGTCCATTCAGAAAACGGTCGCAAGCTACTACAGCCTCAACGTCTCGGACCTAAAGTCGCCCAGGAGGATGCGGGTCCTGGCCTTCCCAAGGCAGGTCGCGATGTACCTGTGCAAGAAACATGTCGGCTCTTCTTTCCCTGAAATAGGCGGGAAATTCGGCGGAAAGGACCACACCACCGTAATGCACGCCTGTCGCAAAATAGAGAAACTCTTGAAGTGCGACTCCAAGATTCAGAACGATATCGCCATCCTAGAAAAAGACATCCTCCACTAG
- the dnaN gene encoding DNA polymerase III subunit beta, whose protein sequence is MEIRITRTEMLKGLGLVQSIVERKSTMPILTNVLLEASGKNLSVTATDLEVGMNCIYPAEVVSEGKVTIHAKSLYEIVKELPEEMVHFKLKSGNWVEIKCGKSNFKVVGLASDEFPSLPKKGSGQTQKADAAFIRDMIDKTSFAMSNDETRYNLNGVYTDFSGAENGKTIQMVATDGHRLSIIKREADVKWCLPKGGIVPRKGVAELKRLVETGDSPVELWADAKHLIAYRDNTTLVIRLIDGQFPPYEQVVPKKSKRVVSVNRQDLIRALKRVSVISTDRSRGVRFTVSPNNLDISASNPDLGEAKEELTAQYKGDAFDIGFNARYFIEALLSIEDEQVALQLGDETSPCLIMSEFDRGFTHVIMPMRL, encoded by the coding sequence ATGGAGATAAGAATAACAAGGACTGAGATGCTTAAAGGGTTAGGGCTTGTGCAGAGCATCGTGGAGAGAAAGAGCACGATGCCGATACTCACAAACGTTCTGCTGGAGGCAAGCGGGAAAAACCTTTCCGTGACGGCCACGGACTTGGAAGTGGGAATGAACTGCATCTATCCTGCCGAGGTTGTCTCCGAAGGCAAGGTGACGATTCATGCTAAAAGCTTGTACGAGATAGTTAAGGAGTTGCCTGAGGAGATGGTCCATTTTAAACTGAAGAGCGGAAACTGGGTTGAGATAAAGTGCGGCAAGAGCAACTTCAAGGTCGTGGGACTGGCCTCGGATGAGTTTCCATCCTTACCAAAAAAGGGCTCCGGCCAGACCCAAAAGGCGGACGCAGCTTTTATCCGCGACATGATCGATAAGACCTCGTTTGCCATGTCCAACGATGAGACGAGATACAACCTGAATGGAGTTTATACGGATTTCTCGGGGGCTGAGAATGGCAAGACCATACAGATGGTCGCGACGGATGGTCACAGACTTTCGATCATAAAGAGGGAGGCGGATGTAAAGTGGTGTTTGCCAAAAGGCGGTATAGTGCCCAGGAAGGGCGTTGCGGAGCTGAAAAGACTCGTGGAGACAGGGGATTCTCCGGTTGAACTATGGGCCGATGCAAAACACCTCATAGCGTATCGCGACAACACCACTTTGGTGATAAGGCTTATAGACGGCCAATTCCCGCCTTATGAGCAGGTGGTCCCAAAAAAGAGCAAGAGGGTTGTTTCTGTTAACCGCCAGGATCTCATACGTGCTTTGAAGCGAGTTTCCGTGATTTCCACAGACCGTTCGCGCGGCGTGCGCTTTACCGTGTCGCCGAACAACCTCGACATCTCCGCATCCAACCCAGACTTGGGGGAGGCTAAAGAGGAATTGACTGCGCAGTATAAGGGAGACGCCTTTGATATCGGCTTCAATGCCCGCTATTTTATAGAGGCGCTCCTGTCTATAGAAGACGAACAGGTGGCGCTGCAGCTTGGCGACGAAACCTCGCCATGCCTCATAATGAGCGAGTTCGACCGCGGATTCACCCATGTCATAATGCCGATGAGGCTGTAG
- a CDS encoding DNA replication/repair protein RecF, protein MHIESIALKGFRNITDLRLAPGPGVNLLIGANAQGKTNVIEAIDLLSTGSSFRTPEFRDMIGWEATRAEVAATVSAVAGRDHIKVTMDSARKGFQRNGKRALLKGTASLKTVIFAPEEIMLLRSSPGARRRYIDAFISQLLPAHRGNISKYEKVVRQRNRILSDADAPRAARMKELAPWDDQLVELGGRIVIARHEWVERLNEHLPGQYMKIASIDGRAEFVYVPHCGAGLVGQGLPAIRGGLERQLAARREDEFIRCTTLVGPHRDDLEARIGGAAVKSFGSQGQHRSFVLALKLAEMAMLKEEAREDPILLLDDVASELDCDRNRFFFEAIAANTGQVFITATSEKEIGPMGSGRTQLFSVSRGTAVARK, encoded by the coding sequence ATGCACATTGAATCAATAGCGCTGAAAGGCTTCAGAAACATAACAGACTTGCGCTTGGCCCCCGGCCCTGGCGTGAACCTGCTCATCGGGGCGAACGCTCAGGGCAAGACCAATGTCATAGAAGCGATAGACCTGCTTTCTACGGGGTCATCGTTCCGTACGCCCGAATTTCGCGACATGATAGGTTGGGAGGCTACCAGGGCCGAAGTTGCGGCGACTGTGAGCGCGGTGGCCGGCAGGGACCACATAAAGGTCACAATGGACAGCGCCCGGAAGGGCTTTCAGAGGAATGGGAAAAGGGCTCTCCTAAAGGGCACAGCTTCTCTGAAGACCGTGATCTTCGCGCCGGAGGAGATAATGTTGCTCCGCAGCTCTCCCGGCGCCAGGCGAAGATATATAGACGCGTTCATCTCTCAACTCCTCCCTGCGCACAGGGGCAACATCTCCAAATATGAAAAAGTGGTGAGGCAAAGAAATCGGATACTCTCCGATGCCGACGCGCCCAGGGCCGCGCGCATGAAAGAGCTGGCGCCGTGGGACGACCAGCTCGTGGAGCTTGGCGGGAGGATTGTGATCGCAAGGCATGAATGGGTCGAAAGGTTGAACGAACACTTGCCCGGGCAATATATGAAGATCGCCTCGATCGATGGGCGCGCCGAATTTGTTTATGTGCCCCACTGCGGGGCAGGGCTCGTCGGTCAAGGTCTGCCGGCGATCAGGGGAGGGCTTGAGAGACAGCTTGCGGCGCGCAGGGAGGACGAATTCATACGCTGCACAACGCTGGTCGGCCCGCATCGCGACGATCTCGAAGCGCGGATAGGCGGCGCTGCGGTCAAGAGCTTTGGCTCGCAAGGGCAGCACAGGAGCTTTGTGCTGGCGCTTAAACTCGCCGAAATGGCCATGCTCAAGGAGGAGGCCCGCGAGGACCCGATACTCCTGCTCGACGACGTAGCGAGCGAGCTCGATTGCGATCGAAACCGGTTTTTCTTCGAGGCGATAGCCGCAAATACAGGCCAGGTCTTCATTACAGCCACATCCGAGAAGGAGATCGGCCCCATGGGTAGCGGCCGCACTCAGCTGTTTTCCGTGAGCCGCGGCACCGCGGTCGCCCGCAAATAG